From Variimorphobacter saccharofermentans, one genomic window encodes:
- a CDS encoding M14 family zinc carboxypeptidase, translating to MSSRNGGKERKNVLYLTLLLTMVSVFFSNVTKASAASIQPDNGASFETVISEAIQPTNETVTLSPTVSPEPTLTPDKEVEPTPTAALEPTLSPDEAVTPTPAGAPEPTLPPDGTVTPTPSDDTTPSITPSPTPVPYRSRTLPLMAEYDYIGKSVTGITNKKESVKALNKKVKKYGTLYGTGMPLAEYKSATGYHWVDMTEYNKEPVTINVDITKTMDYDTYVNILKKLSRYEGVFLYKIGKSTEGRDLYSIEIDMESTSKKKVFMLTGQVHAREFAGGTYIVKQFVDLVQKAQTDEKTMELLKNNKFVAVPIINVDGREALIKSPSKWTTQGKQLWKAYTNGTDGNRNFPGLQWGQVANGKKMISSISKKPAYANYVGDYAGSNSETKAMMKWIYHYTIAEQADFYLDMHQQGSIIYAGKTWQTKKQEQRCQVLRTGVLNVINKGSSKRKYGRVYESSLYGIRGEGSSLTDYAVSLAVGAKFSPAYGFSVFTDGKKEYPLLQVKDLDKKTVQVKEANKNFAAITVEIGYGTSYLGNSASTRKLLAKEYYNYYFDQLLEALPSIAK from the coding sequence ATGAGTAGCAGGAATGGTGGAAAAGAAAGAAAGAATGTCTTATACCTTACGTTACTATTAACAATGGTAAGTGTATTCTTTAGTAATGTAACAAAGGCTTCAGCAGCATCGATTCAGCCTGATAATGGGGCTTCTTTCGAGACGGTTATTTCGGAAGCAATCCAGCCAACGAACGAAACGGTAACACTATCTCCAACAGTATCTCCGGAACCCACACTAACACCGGACAAAGAGGTGGAACCAACACCTACAGCAGCCTTGGAGCCCACATTATCGCCGGACGAAGCAGTGACACCGACTCCTGCAGGAGCTCCGGAGCCTACGCTACCACCGGATGGAACAGTAACACCGACACCTTCAGACGATACGACACCAAGCATTACGCCATCACCGACTCCGGTTCCCTATCGTTCCAGAACACTTCCACTTATGGCAGAGTACGATTATATAGGAAAGAGTGTAACCGGAATTACGAACAAGAAGGAGTCAGTAAAGGCTCTAAATAAAAAGGTCAAAAAGTATGGGACTCTATACGGTACCGGAATGCCACTGGCGGAATATAAAAGTGCTACGGGATATCATTGGGTTGATATGACCGAATATAATAAAGAACCTGTAACAATCAACGTAGATATTACTAAAACGATGGACTATGATACATACGTGAATATATTAAAGAAGCTTTCCAGATATGAAGGTGTATTTCTCTATAAAATTGGTAAATCCACAGAGGGTAGGGATCTCTATTCAATTGAAATCGATATGGAGTCCACAAGTAAGAAAAAAGTATTTATGCTGACTGGTCAGGTTCATGCAAGAGAATTTGCAGGGGGAACTTATATTGTAAAGCAATTTGTTGATCTTGTGCAGAAGGCTCAGACAGATGAGAAAACAATGGAGCTTCTAAAAAATAATAAATTTGTTGCTGTTCCGATTATTAATGTAGACGGAAGGGAAGCATTGATTAAGTCTCCAAGCAAATGGACTACACAAGGAAAGCAGCTTTGGAAGGCTTATACGAATGGCACCGATGGCAATAGGAATTTTCCGGGCTTACAATGGGGACAGGTGGCCAATGGAAAGAAGATGATATCCAGTATTTCAAAAAAACCGGCATATGCTAATTACGTCGGAGATTATGCAGGTTCTAACAGCGAAACAAAGGCCATGATGAAATGGATATATCATTATACAATTGCGGAGCAGGCAGATTTTTATCTGGATATGCATCAGCAGGGCTCCATTATATATGCCGGCAAGACCTGGCAGACCAAAAAGCAGGAGCAGCGATGTCAGGTTCTTCGTACCGGCGTACTGAATGTAATCAATAAAGGAAGTAGTAAAAGAAAATATGGCAGAGTATACGAAAGCTCGTTATATGGGATACGGGGAGAGGGTAGCAGTCTGACGGATTATGCTGTATCGCTGGCTGTAGGAGCGAAATTCTCACCGGCCTACGGGTTCTCAGTATTTACGGATGGTAAAAAAGAATATCCTTTACTTCAGGTGAAGGATTTGGATAAAAAGACAGTTCAGGTGAAGGAAGCAAATAAGAACTTCGCTGCCATTACAGTAGAGATTGGTTATGGAACAAGCTATCTTGGTAATTCCGCTTCTACCAGAAAGCTACTTGCAAAGGAATACTATAATTATTATTTTGATCAGCTGCTCGAAGCACTACCCAGTATTGCTAAATAA
- a CDS encoding shikimate kinase, translated as MKNIVLIGMPGAGKSTIGVILAKVIGYNFIDSDLLIQEREGCLLKDIIERDGLNGLIAIENKVNSEISAQHSVIATGGSVIYGKEAMEHLREIGTVVYIKLSFETINNRLGNIKQRGVVFREGQTLLSLYQERCPLYEQYAHIIIDGEGLGIEEVMEKIRVETQENWS; from the coding sequence ATGAAAAATATTGTATTGATTGGAATGCCGGGTGCTGGTAAAAGTACCATAGGAGTCATACTTGCCAAGGTAATCGGATATAACTTCATTGATTCAGATTTATTAATTCAGGAACGGGAAGGATGTCTGCTGAAAGACATTATCGAACGGGATGGCCTTAATGGACTTATTGCCATTGAAAATAAGGTGAACAGCGAGATCAGTGCTCAACATAGCGTAATTGCTACAGGTGGAAGTGTAATCTACGGAAAGGAAGCAATGGAGCATTTGAGAGAAATTGGAACAGTGGTATATATCAAATTAAGCTTTGAAACCATTAATAACCGGCTCGGTAATATCAAGCAAAGAGGAGTTGTTTTCCGGGAAGGACAGACGCTTCTCTCCCTTTATCAGGAGCGTTGTCCGTTATATGAACAATATGCTCATATTATCATTGACGGAGAAGGACTTGGTATAGAGGAAGTCATGGAAAAGATACGGGTAGAAACGCAAGAAAACTGGAGCTAA
- a CDS encoding GAF domain-containing protein — MHEIQTLYSEDQSECYRLLKEQLTALIENEPYPIPNLANASALLNLALNNINWVGFYLLHEDELLLGPFQGKPACIHIPIGRGVCGTAVKEARTLVVPDVHAFPSHIACDNASRSEIVIPLHAEGRIVGVLDIDSPEPDRFNDIDKNELEALVQILEQGCNWSLL; from the coding sequence ATGCACGAAATTCAAACACTGTATTCGGAGGATCAATCCGAATGTTATCGTTTGTTGAAAGAACAGCTAACAGCTTTAATTGAGAATGAACCCTACCCTATCCCTAACTTAGCGAATGCCTCGGCTTTACTCAATCTGGCATTGAACAATATAAACTGGGTAGGCTTCTATTTACTTCATGAGGATGAACTTTTACTGGGCCCGTTCCAAGGTAAGCCTGCCTGTATCCATATCCCCATTGGCAGGGGTGTCTGTGGTACCGCTGTAAAAGAAGCTCGGACTTTGGTGGTACCGGATGTTCATGCCTTTCCCAGTCACATCGCCTGTGATAATGCTTCCCGTTCTGAAATCGTAATTCCCCTCCATGCTGAGGGCCGTATTGTTGGCGTCCTGGATATTGACAGTCCAGAACCGGACCGTTTTAATGACATAGACAAAAATGAACTGGAAGCTTTGGTTCAAATATTGGAACAAGGATGTAACTGGAGCCTGCTTTAG
- a CDS encoding DUF3006 domain-containing protein, whose amino-acid sequence MTKYIIDRFEGNYAICEQEDQKIISIPKYKLPLHCKEGSVLIQDINGMYQIAPEEREKRKRNLKEKMNRLFE is encoded by the coding sequence ATGACTAAATATATCATAGACCGTTTTGAAGGAAATTATGCCATCTGCGAGCAAGAGGATCAAAAGATTATATCCATTCCAAAATATAAGCTGCCTCTTCACTGTAAGGAAGGCAGTGTCCTTATTCAGGATATCAACGGAATGTATCAGATTGCACCGGAAGAGAGAGAAAAGCGAAAACGCAACCTTAAAGAGAAGATGAACCGTCTATTTGAATAA
- a CDS encoding ComEC/Rec2 family competence protein produces MNTKKKQILSRVGGLILLTVLVILIYYNNSKSDKDTYSSSERTGIVEVHFIDVGQGDAILIEADNHAMLVDAGENYAERVVIDYLEANHISRLDYVIGTHPHSDHIGGLDGVLNRYPTDRLFLPSVTHTTKTFENLLDAIEDNQLNITKPDMGQAYSFGPATFTFVAPNSDEYEEMNDYSIGIKLTYGSTSFLLLGDAGKASEQEMLKNHYDLSADVLKLSHHGSSDSNSEPFLDAVDPTYAVISLGKDNDYGHPHAETMKEMMEREIKVYRTDQQGTIIFASDGKNISVNKENYLITEEDIK; encoded by the coding sequence ATGAACACGAAAAAAAAGCAGATCTTGAGCCGTGTCGGCGGTTTAATTCTACTGACTGTGCTCGTAATTCTCATTTATTACAACAATTCTAAATCAGATAAGGACACCTATAGCAGCTCCGAACGAACCGGTATTGTTGAGGTGCACTTTATTGATGTCGGGCAAGGAGATGCCATATTAATTGAAGCAGATAATCATGCAATGTTGGTCGACGCCGGAGAAAACTATGCAGAAAGGGTTGTTATTGATTACCTGGAGGCAAATCATATTTCACGTCTTGATTATGTAATCGGAACCCATCCCCATAGCGATCATATCGGAGGACTTGACGGTGTTCTAAATCGTTATCCTACAGACCGACTCTTTCTCCCGTCCGTAACTCATACCACAAAAACCTTTGAGAATTTATTAGATGCCATCGAAGATAATCAGCTTAATATTACCAAGCCGGATATGGGGCAAGCCTATTCCTTTGGTCCTGCAACCTTTACCTTCGTTGCACCGAATTCTGATGAGTATGAGGAAATGAATGATTATAGTATTGGGATTAAGCTTACTTACGGAAGTACTTCCTTCCTGCTATTAGGTGATGCAGGAAAAGCATCGGAGCAGGAAATGTTGAAAAATCATTATGACTTGTCAGCAGATGTTCTAAAGTTATCCCACCATGGTTCTTCTGACAGTAATAGCGAGCCCTTCCTGGATGCTGTAGATCCCACATATGCTGTTATTTCTTTGGGAAAAGATAATGATTATGGTCATCCACATGCAGAGACCATGAAGGAGATGATGGAACGCGAGATCAAGGTATACCGAACAGACCAGCAAGGTACCATCATTTTTGCATCGGATGGTAAGAATATTTCTGTTAATAAAGAAAACTATCTTATTACAGAGGAGGACATTAAATAA
- the thpR gene encoding RNA 2',3'-cyclic phosphodiesterase, translated as MRLFVAVTFTESIKTAVYEVEERLRQYCNGGTFTNRENLHLTVVFIGETNRIEEVKQAMNGAVSKIAAEPFLITINGLGKFRRNEGDIYWMGIEKQEVLWKLQKALVKELKEAGFYDIDDREYKPHLTLGRRVRVKNDFHEKEFAKDIPSLKMEVGKISLMKSERVNGKLVYTEIYHTIIHC; from the coding sequence ATGAGATTATTTGTAGCGGTTACATTTACGGAGTCTATTAAGACGGCAGTATATGAGGTGGAAGAAAGACTACGGCAGTATTGTAACGGAGGTACCTTTACGAATAGAGAGAATCTGCATCTGACGGTTGTCTTTATCGGTGAGACGAATCGCATTGAGGAAGTGAAACAGGCAATGAATGGTGCAGTATCAAAAATTGCAGCAGAACCATTTCTGATTACGATAAATGGTCTTGGGAAGTTTCGACGAAATGAAGGTGATATTTACTGGATGGGGATCGAGAAGCAGGAGGTGTTGTGGAAGCTGCAGAAGGCACTGGTAAAGGAACTGAAGGAAGCAGGCTTTTATGACATTGATGATAGAGAGTACAAACCCCATTTGACCTTAGGTAGAAGAGTCCGGGTAAAAAATGATTTTCATGAGAAAGAGTTTGCCAAGGATATCCCTTCGTTGAAAATGGAGGTAGGTAAGATCAGCCTGATGAAATCCGAGCGTGTTAATGGTAAGTTGGTTTATACCGAAATCTATCATACGATAATCCATTGTTGA
- a CDS encoding YaiI/YqxD family protein: protein MKVLVDADACPVKDIIEEIASKWGLPVIMLADTSHILSSEYSEVVLVSKAPDAVDFALINRTSCGDIVVTQDYGVAAMALAKGAKAIHPGGKIYTDDNIDIMLMERDIAKKCRKAGERIGGHTKKRTAEDNARFATVFEQICRNSLEGK, encoded by the coding sequence ATGAAGGTATTAGTGGATGCCGATGCTTGTCCGGTTAAGGATATCATTGAAGAGATTGCAAGCAAATGGGGATTACCTGTGATTATGCTGGCGGATACCAGTCATATACTGTCATCGGAATACAGTGAGGTAGTGCTTGTGAGTAAAGCGCCGGATGCTGTGGATTTTGCACTGATTAACCGAACCTCCTGTGGAGATATTGTGGTGACACAGGATTATGGAGTAGCTGCCATGGCGTTAGCAAAAGGAGCCAAAGCCATACATCCGGGTGGAAAGATATATACCGATGATAATATTGATATTATGCTTATGGAGAGAGATATAGCGAAGAAATGTAGGAAGGCGGGAGAGAGAATCGGGGGACATACAAAGAAGCGTACAGCCGAAGATAATGCCCGGTTTGCTACAGTATTCGAACAAATCTGCCGCAATTCCCTGGAGGGGAAATAA
- a CDS encoding ABC transporter ATP-binding protein, giving the protein MLRLARYLKHYKKEVILGPFFKLLEAIFELIVPLVMASIIDTGIRGGDRVYVLQRGGILLLLGTSGLIFALICQYSASKASQGFGTMVRNDLFSHINSLSHGELDGFGTNFLITVITNDVNQMQLAVAMLIRLVVRAPFLVVGAIIMAMLLDLKLSIVFLVVAPLVSFILYWVMKKSVPFYKVRQKVLDRISMITRENLTGARVIRAFSTQDKEEKRFEDTNEEAAQIAIRVGKLSAILNPATFTIMNMAIIAIIWFGGIQVDTGHLTQGEVIAFVNYMTQISLALVVVANLVVIFTKAGASATRINQVFDTKPHMQEGKVTIEDLEQEKGDGISQKPIISLREIYFAYPDSEEYALENITFDVMPGETIGIIGGTGSGKSTLVNLLPRLYDATKGELLINGLDIKEYSYDTLRRQFGIAPQKTVLFSGSIRDNLRMAKEDATDEEIRRAIRISQSEEFVETLSKGYDSEISQGGKNLSGGQRQRLTIARALIRNPKILILDDSASALDYSTEAKLRKALYTECGGMTIIMVSQRAGSIRHADKIIVMDDGKIAGIGTHNQLIKSCEVYREICHSQPGMEEVTEA; this is encoded by the coding sequence ATGTTACGATTGGCAAGATATTTAAAGCATTATAAGAAAGAAGTAATACTTGGACCGTTCTTTAAATTACTGGAAGCGATCTTCGAATTAATTGTACCACTGGTTATGGCATCAATTATTGATACTGGTATCCGTGGAGGAGACCGGGTATATGTACTGCAACGAGGAGGTATCCTGCTTTTACTTGGCACATCAGGGCTGATTTTTGCATTAATCTGTCAATACAGTGCATCGAAGGCATCTCAGGGGTTTGGAACAATGGTTAGAAATGATTTATTTTCCCATATTAATTCCCTGTCCCATGGCGAACTTGATGGCTTTGGTACGAATTTTCTTATTACCGTTATTACTAACGATGTGAATCAGATGCAGCTGGCAGTGGCAATGCTGATCCGGCTTGTGGTAAGAGCCCCTTTTCTGGTAGTTGGTGCGATTATTATGGCAATGCTGCTGGATCTTAAGCTGTCCATTGTTTTTCTTGTGGTCGCCCCCCTGGTTTCCTTTATTCTGTATTGGGTTATGAAGAAATCCGTCCCCTTTTATAAGGTAAGACAAAAGGTACTCGATAGGATATCCATGATTACCAGGGAGAATTTAACCGGAGCAAGAGTAATCCGTGCTTTTTCTACCCAGGATAAGGAGGAAAAGCGCTTTGAAGATACGAATGAAGAGGCTGCTCAGATTGCCATTCGAGTGGGAAAGCTGTCGGCTATTTTAAATCCGGCCACCTTTACTATAATGAATATGGCTATCATAGCCATAATCTGGTTTGGAGGAATACAAGTGGATACCGGCCACCTGACACAGGGTGAAGTCATAGCCTTTGTTAATTACATGACTCAGATATCACTGGCATTGGTGGTGGTAGCCAATCTGGTAGTGATCTTTACGAAGGCAGGAGCCTCTGCTACCCGAATTAATCAGGTATTTGATACAAAACCTCATATGCAGGAGGGTAAAGTTACGATAGAGGATCTGGAACAGGAAAAGGGGGATGGTATAAGCCAGAAGCCAATTATTTCTCTTAGAGAGATATACTTTGCATATCCGGATTCTGAGGAGTATGCACTTGAGAATATAACATTTGATGTGATGCCCGGAGAAACCATCGGAATTATCGGTGGTACCGGCTCAGGTAAGTCCACCCTGGTTAATCTATTACCAAGGCTTTATGATGCGACAAAGGGTGAGCTTCTTATAAATGGATTGGATATCAAGGAATATTCCTATGATACGTTACGCAGGCAATTTGGCATTGCACCGCAGAAGACAGTGTTATTCTCAGGAAGTATTCGGGACAATCTGCGTATGGCTAAGGAAGATGCCACCGATGAGGAGATCAGGAGAGCAATACGAATTTCCCAGTCAGAAGAATTCGTAGAGACCCTTTCGAAAGGCTATGATAGTGAGATTTCTCAGGGGGGAAAGAACCTCTCCGGTGGGCAGCGGCAGAGATTAACCATAGCAAGAGCACTTATCCGTAATCCCAAGATATTGATTCTGGATGATAGCGCAAGCGCGCTGGATTATAGCACGGAGGCGAAACTTCGTAAGGCTCTATACACGGAATGCGGTGGTATGACCATCATTATGGTCTCCCAGAGAGCAGGAAGTATCCGGCATGCAGATAAAATTATAGTCATGGATGACGGAAAGATTGCCGGAATTGGAACTCATAATCAGCTAATAAAAAGCTGTGAGGTATATCGTGAAATCTGTCACTCCCAACCAGGTATGGAGGAGGTGACGGAAGCATGA
- a CDS encoding ABC transporter ATP-binding protein has protein sequence MKQKNNNKAVLFRLLAYTKPYRLSLILSLLCALISVTLSLLTPILIGRAVDYIVGEGNVAFSKIIPVLAELALAIVGSAVFQWLMTYHTNKITFRTIKDLRTRAFHQLNKVPLRYIDQNSHGNIMNSMVNDIDTVSDGLLQGFAQLFTGLVTIFGTIIFMLMMNVTVGLAVILLTPLSLFVASFISKHIYSKFAEQSKIRGELSGLIEEMVGNQKLVKLLSYEEKSQECFEEINERLHQCGVLAQFYSALTNPCTRFVNGIVYATVGVLGAFTAIRGMISVGQLSSFLAYANQYTKPFNEISGVITELQSALASAQRVFALIDAEPESSDEGLLSVLACDGSVTIQNVSFSYNSEAPLIENFNLKVKPGQRVAIVGPTGSGKTTIINLLMRFYDTDSGEIILSGTDIRQMKRETLRNMFGMVLQDTWLFQGTVRDNIAYGKEDATEEEIIAAAKAVHAHGFIKRMPQGYDTVLTDEGSNISQGQRQLLSIARVMLRKPPMLILDEATSNIDTRTEVYIQRAFTKLMEGRTSFIVAHRLSTIKEADMILVMNKGKIIEQGNHEELLRMNGFYAQLYHSQFERHTD, from the coding sequence ATGAAGCAGAAGAATAATAACAAGGCAGTTCTTTTTCGATTATTAGCCTATACCAAACCATACCGTCTCTCACTGATATTATCACTGTTATGTGCATTAATTAGTGTAACCCTTTCTTTATTAACCCCAATCCTCATAGGGCGGGCAGTGGATTACATCGTAGGAGAAGGAAATGTGGCATTCTCTAAAATCATACCGGTGCTGGCTGAGCTTGCATTAGCAATCGTTGGAAGCGCAGTTTTTCAGTGGCTGATGACGTATCATACGAATAAAATTACGTTTCGTACCATTAAAGATTTGAGAACAAGAGCCTTTCACCAACTGAACAAGGTTCCTTTGAGGTATATTGATCAGAACTCTCACGGAAATATTATGAATAGTATGGTAAATGATATTGATACGGTATCGGATGGCCTATTACAAGGCTTCGCCCAATTATTCACCGGGTTGGTAACGATATTCGGGACCATTATTTTCATGCTGATGATGAATGTTACAGTCGGTCTTGCTGTTATCCTACTGACGCCCTTATCCCTATTTGTGGCATCCTTTATCTCTAAGCACATCTACAGCAAGTTCGCAGAGCAATCTAAGATCCGCGGCGAGCTGAGCGGGTTGATTGAAGAGATGGTGGGAAATCAAAAGCTTGTAAAACTGCTATCCTATGAAGAAAAATCACAGGAGTGTTTTGAAGAGATTAATGAGCGGTTACATCAATGCGGAGTGTTAGCACAGTTCTATTCCGCACTAACGAATCCTTGTACCAGATTTGTGAATGGAATCGTATATGCTACTGTTGGAGTATTAGGAGCATTTACAGCAATACGGGGAATGATCTCGGTAGGACAGTTGTCCAGCTTTCTGGCTTATGCCAATCAATACACCAAGCCCTTCAATGAGATCTCCGGTGTCATTACAGAATTACAGTCTGCTCTGGCATCAGCACAGCGAGTATTTGCCCTTATCGATGCAGAGCCGGAAAGCTCGGACGAAGGCCTGCTGTCAGTACTAGCCTGTGACGGAAGCGTAACCATACAGAATGTAAGCTTTTCCTATAATTCGGAGGCTCCCCTGATCGAGAACTTTAATCTGAAGGTAAAACCCGGGCAGAGAGTAGCAATTGTAGGTCCTACCGGAAGCGGGAAGACCACCATTATTAATCTCCTTATGCGTTTTTATGATACGGATAGTGGAGAGATTATACTAAGTGGAACCGATATTCGTCAGATGAAGAGAGAAACCTTACGCAATATGTTCGGTATGGTGCTTCAGGATACCTGGCTTTTCCAAGGTACAGTAAGAGATAATATTGCTTATGGAAAAGAGGATGCTACCGAAGAAGAAATTATAGCTGCTGCAAAAGCCGTACACGCCCATGGCTTTATTAAACGTATGCCCCAGGGATATGATACGGTACTAACCGATGAGGGAAGTAATATTTCCCAAGGACAGAGGCAGCTGCTGAGTATTGCAAGGGTTATGCTGCGTAAACCTCCGATGCTGATACTGGATGAAGCAACGAGTAACATCGATACCAGAACCGAGGTATATATTCAGAGGGCATTTACGAAACTGATGGAGGGGCGCACCAGTTTTATCGTAGCGCACCGACTGTCTACGATTAAGGAAGCCGATATGATACTGGTCATGAATAAGGGTAAGATCATCGAACAGGGAAATCATGAGGAGCTATTAAGAATGAATGGATTTTACGCACAGCTTTATCACAGTCAGTTTGAGCGACACACAGACTGA